One segment of Neobacillus endophyticus DNA contains the following:
- the adhE gene encoding bifunctional acetaldehyde-CoA/alcohol dehydrogenase, whose product MAVKEKEVKQQQNVTEMIDKLVDNGLKALDQLRTFDQDLVDEIVKQMALAGLDQHMQLAKLAVEETKRGVYEDKIIKNMFATEYVYHNIKYNKTAGIIIENEQEGIIEIAEPVGVICGVTPVTNPTSTTMFKSLISLKTRNPIIFAFHPSAQKSSSEAARVLRDAAIIAGAPENCIQWIETPSVEATQTLMSHPKISLILATGGPGMVKSAYSSGHPALGVGAGNVPCYIEKTANIKQAVNDLILSKTFDNGMICASEQAVIIDKEIYNDVKQEMITNKCYFLNEEEKQKVEKLVINENTCAVNPNIVGMAAFKIAEMAGVAVPEGTKILVAELKGVGPAYPLSREKLSPVLACYKVSNVDEGFKRAEEMLEFGGLGHSAVIHTTDDAVTREFGLRVKAGRIIVNAPSSQGAIGDIYNAYIPSLTLGCGTYGGNSVSTNVGAANLINVKKVARRNVNMQWFKVPSKIYFEKNSTQYLAKMPKISRAFIVTDPFMVKLGYVDKVLYYLRKRPDYVHCEIFSEVEPDPSIETVMKGAEMMEKFQPDVIIALGGGSAMDAAKGMWLFYEYPEADFFGLKQKFLDIRKRIVKYPNLGQRAQFVAIPTTSGTGSEVTSFSVITDKAANVKYPLADYELTPDVAIVDPQFVMSVPKTVAADTGLDVLTHAIEAYVSCMANDFTDGLAMRAIQIVFEYLPRSYRNSNDEEAREKMHNASTIAGMAFANAFLGINHSLAHKLGAEFHIAHGRANAVLLPHVIRYNATKPEKFTAFPKYKHFIADKRYAEIARTLGLPARTTEEGVESLVQAIIKLAKELDVPMSLEANRIDKAAFESKVDYLADRAFEDQCTTANPKLPLVTELAEIYRQAYKGV is encoded by the coding sequence AGATCGTGAAACAAATGGCCCTTGCTGGTCTTGACCAACATATGCAGCTAGCTAAACTGGCTGTGGAAGAAACAAAAAGGGGCGTATATGAAGATAAAATCATCAAAAATATGTTTGCTACAGAATACGTCTACCACAATATTAAATACAACAAAACAGCAGGCATTATCATTGAAAATGAGCAAGAAGGAATTATCGAGATTGCTGAACCAGTTGGCGTTATATGCGGTGTAACACCAGTAACTAACCCAACTTCAACAACCATGTTTAAATCATTAATTTCACTGAAAACAAGAAATCCAATCATCTTTGCTTTCCATCCATCTGCTCAAAAGTCAAGCAGTGAAGCAGCAAGAGTATTGAGAGATGCAGCAATTATAGCTGGTGCTCCTGAAAATTGTATTCAATGGATTGAAACACCATCAGTTGAAGCTACACAAACATTAATGAGCCATCCAAAAATCTCGCTAATTCTTGCAACCGGCGGACCGGGAATGGTGAAATCTGCTTATAGTTCTGGACATCCAGCACTTGGCGTTGGAGCGGGTAACGTACCTTGCTATATTGAAAAAACTGCTAACATTAAGCAAGCAGTGAACGATTTAATTTTATCTAAAACATTTGATAATGGAATGATTTGTGCATCAGAACAAGCCGTTATTATCGATAAAGAAATTTATAACGATGTTAAACAAGAAATGATCACTAATAAATGCTATTTCTTGAATGAAGAAGAAAAACAAAAAGTTGAAAAACTAGTCATTAACGAAAATACTTGTGCTGTAAATCCAAATATTGTGGGTATGGCTGCATTCAAAATTGCTGAAATGGCAGGGGTTGCCGTTCCTGAAGGGACTAAAATTTTAGTGGCCGAATTAAAAGGTGTAGGACCTGCTTATCCGCTATCAAGAGAAAAATTAAGCCCTGTATTGGCTTGCTACAAAGTTTCCAATGTGGATGAAGGCTTCAAGAGAGCAGAAGAAATGTTGGAATTTGGCGGATTAGGTCACTCAGCTGTCATCCATACAACTGACGATGCGGTGACAAGAGAATTTGGTTTACGCGTAAAAGCAGGCCGGATTATCGTGAATGCTCCTTCATCTCAAGGGGCAATCGGTGATATCTATAATGCATATATTCCATCATTGACACTTGGATGCGGTACTTATGGCGGAAACTCTGTATCAACAAACGTTGGAGCTGCTAATCTAATAAACGTGAAAAAGGTTGCGAGAAGAAACGTGAATATGCAATGGTTTAAAGTACCTTCAAAAATTTATTTTGAGAAAAACTCAACTCAATATTTAGCGAAAATGCCGAAAATTTCAAGAGCCTTCATCGTAACTGATCCTTTCATGGTGAAATTAGGTTATGTTGATAAAGTGTTATATTACTTAAGAAAACGTCCAGATTATGTACACTGTGAAATTTTCTCTGAGGTTGAACCAGATCCATCTATTGAAACTGTCATGAAAGGTGCAGAAATGATGGAGAAATTCCAGCCAGATGTTATCATTGCTTTGGGTGGCGGTTCTGCAATGGATGCTGCTAAAGGAATGTGGTTATTCTACGAATATCCAGAAGCTGATTTCTTCGGTTTGAAGCAGAAGTTCCTAGATATCCGCAAACGGATTGTAAAATATCCAAACTTAGGTCAAAGAGCACAATTCGTTGCGATCCCTACTACATCTGGAACTGGTTCTGAAGTTACATCATTCTCTGTTATCACTGATAAAGCAGCGAATGTTAAATATCCGCTTGCTGATTACGAATTAACACCAGATGTAGCAATTGTCGATCCACAGTTTGTTATGTCTGTTCCAAAAACAGTGGCAGCTGATACAGGTTTGGATGTTTTGACACATGCAATTGAAGCGTATGTTTCTTGCATGGCTAATGATTTCACTGATGGTCTAGCAATGAGAGCCATTCAAATCGTGTTCGAATATCTGCCAAGATCATATAGAAACAGCAACGATGAAGAAGCGCGCGAAAAAATGCATAACGCATCAACCATTGCTGGTATGGCATTTGCGAATGCTTTCCTAGGTATTAACCATAGTCTTGCACATAAATTAGGAGCAGAATTCCATATTGCTCACGGCCGTGCCAATGCTGTCTTATTACCACATGTTATTCGCTATAATGCAACAAAACCAGAAAAATTCACTGCATTTCCTAAATATAAACACTTTATTGCAGATAAACGTTATGCTGAAATTGCTAGAACACTCGGTCTTCCTGCAAGAACAACAGAAGAAGGCGTTGAAAGCCTAGTACAAGCAATCATCAAATTAGCTAAAGAACTTGACGTTCCAATGAGCCTTGAAGCCAACCGTATTGATAAAGCAGCATTCGAAAGCAAAGTAGACTACTTGGCTGATCGTGCCTTCGAGGATCAATGTACAACAGCTAATCCAAAACTTCCGTTAGTAACAGAGTTAGCCGAAATTTACCGTCAAGCTTATAAAGGTGTTTAA